Below is a window of Chryseobacterium indicum DNA.
GAATACCCATAGTTATAAATCCCAAATATTTCCAAAGTGATGATATTGAATTTGACAGCAAAGAAATAATCATCAGCAATAAAACGACAAAGCACAGAAAGAATACTCTTCCATACATCTGATAATTTTTTGCAACAACAGGAATCAGTTGATTATAATCTATCTTTTTCGTAATCAGTTCATAAGCAATTACTAAAATCTCTCTGCAAATTTTAGCAGGATTATATCCCAAAATTAAAGCTACCGAAAAAAGAACAAAAACAAGTAAAGCATGATAGATATAATTAAGTTTATTTGACCTTTTCCGGGCATTTTTTAAGATATCTTCATCATCCAGATTCTCTTCATCTTTAAATTCTATCGAACTTCCGGGAATATATCCGAAATTGATTTTAATGCCATTCTTTAAGGTGTAGCTGTATAAAGGTTTACCAAAATGCATCAACATAGAGATGCCTTTTATGTATTCCTTCAATAAAAATTTATTGATATAGTACGGAACAACACAGAATAAAAACATATAGGAAGCAATAAGAATTCCTATTATAAGTGCCGAGTTCATTTCCATATTCAGTTTTTACTTAAAAAATTCCACCAGCTTTTCTTTTTTGGCTTTTCGGCTTTTTCTTCTTCTTTTTCTGCCTCTGCATTTCTTTTGTTGAATGAGAAAGCAATTCTGCGGTAAGGAACAGAAATATCGAAGTAAACATTGGAACCGTCGTTCAGCGTGAGAACATCCATTATTTTATCTTCTCCTTTAACGAGCCTCTGCATCGTATCTTCTTTATTGAAGTGATACCTTATGAGATCTCTTTCATCAGAAATTCTCGTAACAATGTAAGGTGAATCTTCTGTGCCGTCACCGGTTTTTTCGATACATTCAAAAATGATCTTTGCAATCGTCATTTCAATATTCATTGCTTTT
It encodes the following:
- a CDS encoding DUF4919 domain-containing protein, translated to MKTYEKVFEFLSDPTSETFLKCRELVINDPEYDPYSEDTGNVQKLLNEGKFQEVVKYVNVNILLSPSVHIFKFFAYKELGDEKAMNIEMTIAKIIFECIEKTGDGTEDSPYIVTRISDERDLIRYHFNKEDTMQRLVKGEDKIMDVLTLNDGSNVYFDISVPYRRIAFSFNKRNAEAEKEEEKAEKPKKKSWWNFLSKN